In the genome of Polaribacter atrinae, one region contains:
- a CDS encoding FecR family protein, which yields MVSKLITKYLNNEASEKEVALIFKWIEASSSNKKEFIALKKTWALTSVSEHTPKKDWQEVQKKIRKTKPLQYKNWLKYAAAIIVFISIGKFYWDSSNVNNKQIEENSIVLLTEDKDNSIKIKYDQENILSSSGKVIAEHNKDEIIYKKASTTSPTIYHTLNIPLGKTFKVKLSDRTTVHLNSGTTFKYPKQFSTDGNRLVYLQGEAFFEVEKDANRPFIVNIDDVDVKVLGTKFNVSAYSNTTNYSCVLVEGSVDVSNANYNSLLIPNEKASWNSLSQQFKIEKVDTNLYTSWIHGEYILEASHFSEISKKLERAFNVKIINNNKLLESQEFSGTINFKTSTIENILDLLKFDTYFEYTIKDNQIIISSN from the coding sequence ATGGTTTCGAAATTAATAACAAAATACCTAAACAACGAAGCTTCCGAAAAAGAAGTAGCCCTAATTTTTAAATGGATAGAAGCATCAAGTAGTAACAAAAAAGAATTTATTGCCTTAAAAAAAACATGGGCATTAACTTCTGTTTCAGAGCACACACCTAAAAAAGATTGGCAAGAAGTTCAAAAGAAAATTAGAAAAACAAAACCTTTGCAATATAAAAATTGGCTAAAATACGCTGCTGCAATCATCGTTTTTATAAGCATAGGAAAATTTTATTGGGATTCAAGCAATGTTAACAACAAGCAAATAGAAGAAAATAGTATTGTTTTGCTAACTGAAGACAAAGATAATAGCATTAAAATAAAATATGATCAGGAAAATATTTTAAGTTCTTCTGGCAAAGTTATCGCAGAACACAACAAAGACGAAATAATATATAAAAAAGCATCCACTACAAGCCCTACAATTTATCATACCCTAAATATTCCATTAGGAAAAACTTTTAAAGTAAAGCTATCAGACCGAACTACAGTTCACTTAAATTCTGGCACCACTTTTAAATACCCAAAACAATTTAGTACAGATGGAAATAGACTTGTTTATCTACAAGGTGAAGCGTTTTTTGAAGTTGAAAAAGATGCCAATAGACCATTTATAGTAAACATAGATGATGTAGACGTAAAAGTATTAGGAACAAAATTTAATGTAAGTGCTTATTCTAATACTACAAATTATAGCTGTGTTTTAGTTGAAGGTTCTGTAGATGTCTCTAATGCAAACTACAACTCATTATTAATACCTAATGAAAAAGCTAGTTGGAATTCTTTAAGTCAACAATTTAAAATAGAAAAGGTAGACACCAATTTATATACTTCATGGATTCATGGAGAATACATTTTAGAGGCCTCACATTTTAGCGAAATATCTAAAAAACTTGAGCGTGCATTTAATGTAAAAATAATTAATAATAACAAACTATTAGAGTCTCAAGAATTTAGCGGAACCATCAACTTTAAAACTTCAACAATAGAAAACATTTTAGACTTACTAAAATTCGATACCTATTTTGAGTACACTATTAAAGACAACCAAATAATAATTAGTAGCAATTAA
- a CDS encoding T9SS type A sorting domain-containing protein, with product MKKQLLLFTALISAIALNAQITLVKEINDNGTSSSSPANLTVLDGKIFFSADDSNGSNTPSGEDLGKEIWVTDGTTSGTTFVKDIKLGSSSSNPFAFFTFNNKFYFNANDGSAELWTSDGTEAGTTKVDIMPTITGEAPQRFTELNGMAYFTVGGQPGSTSAETANKLVQWDGVNDAVQVADLGDGFESVFAEMIAYKDALYIYMNYNTQDATYGNELYKYSPTAETFTLVKDIDAGTGDSSISNFTIVNDILYFEADNALWLTDGTETGTIPVAAATDLAGIADLFAWNDQLFFAGDDGTNDDQLYVLNPTTNTISNISNISGKNHDPSDYAVYNGYLYYSGEDATSTNKYLFRTNGTTIEQLDNTIKDIDEITVLNDILYFEGDNGTSGNELYSLNPATLATESVTAEIIKVFPNPASEYIMVPQSLLKSSYVIYDISGKSVDAGTISSEKIDLDLNSGLYILQVQTNLNTISKKIMVK from the coding sequence ATGAAAAAACAATTACTCTTATTTACCGCTCTTATTAGCGCAATTGCGTTAAACGCACAAATTACACTTGTAAAAGAAATTAATGACAACGGAACTTCTAGCTCTAGTCCTGCAAATCTTACTGTTTTAGATGGAAAAATATTTTTTTCTGCAGATGATTCTAACGGTTCTAACACTCCTAGTGGAGAAGATTTAGGAAAAGAAATTTGGGTTACCGACGGAACAACATCGGGTACTACATTTGTAAAAGATATTAAACTAGGTTCTTCTAGTTCAAATCCATTTGCTTTTTTTACTTTTAATAATAAATTTTATTTTAATGCCAATGATGGAAGTGCAGAGCTTTGGACATCAGACGGAACAGAAGCTGGTACAACAAAAGTAGATATTATGCCAACTATTACAGGAGAAGCACCTCAACGTTTTACAGAACTAAACGGAATGGCTTATTTTACTGTTGGAGGACAACCAGGTAGTACAAGTGCAGAAACAGCAAATAAATTAGTGCAATGGGATGGCGTAAATGATGCTGTACAAGTTGCAGATTTAGGAGATGGTTTCGAATCTGTTTTTGCTGAAATGATTGCTTATAAAGATGCGCTTTATATCTATATGAATTACAATACACAAGATGCTACTTATGGTAACGAACTTTATAAATACTCGCCAACGGCAGAAACTTTTACGCTTGTAAAAGATATAGATGCAGGAACTGGAGATTCTAGTATTAGTAATTTTACAATAGTTAATGATATTTTATATTTTGAAGCAGACAATGCTCTTTGGCTAACAGACGGTACAGAAACTGGTACCATACCTGTAGCAGCTGCTACAGACTTAGCAGGAATAGCAGATCTATTTGCATGGAATGATCAATTATTTTTTGCAGGTGATGATGGTACTAATGATGATCAACTTTATGTTTTAAATCCAACAACAAATACCATAAGTAACATTAGTAATATTTCTGGTAAAAACCATGATCCCTCTGATTATGCTGTTTATAATGGTTACTTATATTACAGCGGTGAAGATGCTACAAGTACCAACAAATATTTATTTAGAACTAACGGAACTACTATAGAACAATTAGACAATACTATTAAAGATATTGATGAAATTACTGTATTAAACGATATCTTATATTTTGAAGGTGATAATGGAACCTCGGGTAATGAACTTTACAGCTTAAATCCTGCCACGTTAGCTACAGAGAGTGTAACTGCAGAAATAATTAAAGTATTCCCTAACCCAGCATCAGAATATATTATGGTTCCACAAAGTCTTTTAAAATCATCATACGTAATTTATGATATTTCTGGTAAAAGTGTAGATGCAGGTACTATTTCTTCTGAAAAAATAGATTTAGATTTAAACAGTGGTTTATACATATTACAAGTACAAACAAACTTAAACACCATCTCTAAAAAAATAATGGTAAAATAA
- a CDS encoding cytochrome-c peroxidase gives MRNNLILTLFICIIICSCKTEHKEEYTNIANLKAIYSNGDNTKWPTPDLDSTVDKKAFKDIGALPKLQHPEYNPFSKEKSKLGKTLFFDPRLSVSGQIACASCHNPELAWTDNSTRSFGHDRQTGARNSMTILNAGFAHSLFWDGRASSLEDQARFPIGDPLEMNEKLNIAVDKIAKIEGYKPLFKAAFGNDTISLKRIQYAIATFERTVNSYKTKFDKFVEGDSTKLNNQEVLGLHLFRTKARCINCHNTPYFSDNQFHNDGQTLFGTKDEDFGRYNVTKNMADIGKIRTPTLREIARTGPWMHNGHFPSLLDVVQFYNLGNPAVVQKKYLGKGRDSLIPTNSPILKKLNLEKNEIEALIAFMETLSSSRGRTLIPNLPK, from the coding sequence ATGAGAAACAACCTTATTTTAACCCTATTTATTTGCATTATTATATGTTCTTGTAAAACAGAACATAAAGAAGAGTACACCAATATTGCTAACCTAAAAGCTATTTATTCCAATGGAGACAATACTAAATGGCCTACTCCAGATTTAGATAGTACCGTAGACAAAAAAGCTTTTAAAGATATTGGAGCTTTACCAAAGTTACAACATCCAGAATACAACCCTTTTAGTAAAGAGAAATCTAAACTCGGAAAAACACTCTTTTTCGATCCAAGATTATCCGTTAGCGGACAAATAGCCTGTGCTTCTTGCCATAATCCAGAATTAGCTTGGACCGATAATTCTACCCGTTCTTTTGGTCACGATCGCCAGACAGGAGCAAGAAACTCTATGACTATTTTAAATGCTGGTTTTGCACACAGTTTGTTTTGGGATGGTCGTGCTTCTAGCTTAGAAGATCAGGCTAGATTTCCTATTGGAGACCCTTTAGAGATGAATGAAAAACTGAATATCGCAGTAGATAAAATAGCAAAAATAGAAGGATACAAACCCTTATTTAAAGCCGCTTTTGGTAATGACACCATTTCATTAAAACGTATTCAGTATGCCATAGCAACCTTTGAACGCACCGTAAACAGCTACAAAACAAAATTCGATAAGTTTGTAGAAGGAGATTCTACCAAACTTAACAATCAAGAAGTTTTAGGCTTACACTTATTCCGCACAAAAGCAAGATGTATCAATTGCCATAACACCCCTTATTTTTCAGACAACCAATTTCACAACGACGGACAAACCTTGTTTGGCACCAAAGATGAAGATTTTGGACGTTATAATGTAACTAAAAATATGGCAGATATTGGTAAAATAAGAACACCTACTTTAAGAGAAATTGCCAGAACTGGTCCTTGGATGCATAACGGACATTTCCCAAGCTTATTGGATGTTGTTCAATTTTACAACCTTGGCAATCCTGCAGTTGTTCAAAAAAAATACTTAGGTAAAGGGCGCGACTCTTTAATACCAACAAACTCACCTATCTTAAAAAAATTAAATCTAGAAAAAAATGAAATTGAAGCCTTAATTGCCTTTATGGAAACCTTGTCTTCTAGCAGAGGTAGAACTTTAATACCTAACCTTCCTAAGTAA
- a CDS encoding RagB/SusD family nutrient uptake outer membrane protein: MMTQKKQLKQLSKYFLAVLIAIFYNCSGFLEQEPGSQTSITELLDSTDGVITALNGAYHDLESNVRGERYATYADMQAGNITFTPTETGNNTGQITVPFNIENVYNFTDLADDSNLDGFYDDCYDIINQTNLILEYVDALTDSNDNIKNQIKAEALTIRAYTHFLLSQVYAQNYGFTSDASHLGIVYNKTSLTNGITYPSRATLAETYTLIIEDLTAAINNYSNTLLLDGPTYSYFNKVSTQALLARVYISKNDWQNAYDLANEVILNSGKTLTPSEDYIAEWEKPDVPISEVLLEFSIPRDSGGTIGGSLSSSYGYTSTTDYADYVASEDLRNLFEPNDLRGQLFLEANLPTLINGELEDRQYYFTKKFQDNPGFVAIRLSEMYLIRAEASLGLENLEACKDDINILRNRANATLLTETTDLQGILLQERRKEMCFETQYLFDLARFQQNIIRGTDCVSQTCNLNYPSGKYILPIPNSNIELNSNLQQNDTY; this comes from the coding sequence ATGATGACACAGAAAAAACAACTAAAACAACTTTCTAAATACTTCCTAGCAGTATTAATTGCAATCTTTTACAACTGCAGTGGTTTTTTAGAACAAGAACCAGGATCTCAAACCTCTATTACCGAATTACTTGACAGTACAGATGGAGTAATAACTGCCCTAAATGGTGCTTATCATGATTTAGAATCCAACGTGAGAGGCGAGCGCTATGCCACTTACGCCGATATGCAAGCTGGCAATATCACCTTTACACCAACAGAAACGGGTAATAATACGGGGCAAATTACAGTGCCTTTTAATATAGAAAACGTTTACAACTTTACAGATTTAGCAGATGACAGTAATTTAGACGGGTTTTATGATGACTGCTACGATATTATAAACCAAACAAATCTTATTCTAGAATATGTGGATGCACTAACAGATTCTAATGATAATATAAAAAATCAAATAAAGGCAGAGGCTTTAACCATTAGAGCCTATACACATTTTCTATTATCTCAAGTATACGCTCAAAACTATGGTTTTACCTCAGATGCTAGTCATTTAGGCATTGTTTATAACAAAACCTCTTTAACCAATGGCATCACCTACCCATCTAGAGCAACCTTAGCAGAAACCTATACTTTAATTATTGAAGATTTAACTGCTGCTATAAACAACTACTCCAACACTTTACTTTTAGATGGACCAACGTATTCTTATTTCAATAAAGTAAGTACTCAAGCTTTACTTGCCAGAGTCTACATATCTAAAAACGATTGGCAAAATGCTTACGATTTGGCAAATGAAGTGATTCTGAATTCAGGAAAAACACTAACACCTTCGGAAGACTATATTGCAGAATGGGAAAAACCAGATGTACCTATTTCTGAAGTATTATTAGAGTTTTCTATTCCGCGCGACAGTGGCGGTACAATAGGAGGCTCACTATCCAGCTCCTATGGTTATACCTCAACAACAGATTACGCAGATTATGTAGCTTCAGAAGATTTACGAAACCTTTTTGAACCTAATGATCTACGTGGACAGCTTTTTCTTGAAGCCAATTTACCAACCTTAATTAATGGAGAATTAGAAGACCGCCAATATTATTTTACTAAAAAATTTCAAGATAACCCAGGCTTTGTAGCTATCAGATTAAGTGAAATGTATTTAATAAGAGCCGAAGCCTCATTAGGACTTGAAAATCTAGAAGCTTGTAAAGACGACATTAATATATTACGAAACCGAGCAAATGCCACGCTACTTACAGAGACGACAGATTTACAAGGTATTCTTCTACAAGAACGCCGAAAAGAAATGTGCTTTGAAACTCAATACTTATTCGACTTAGCAAGATTTCAACAAAATATAATACGAGGTACAGACTGCGTATCGCAAACTTGTAACTTAAATTATCCTTCAGGAAAATATATACTTCCAATACCAAACAGTAACATTGAACTTAACTCTAATTTACAGCAAAATGACACATATTAA
- a CDS encoding RNA polymerase sigma-70 factor, whose amino-acid sequence MKDYSKTEIRHFKNFQLGNEKAFEYFFNKYHSHIFGFCIQFIYDKSQSSSITQEAFLNLWLNRAKIEKVNGIESFLYTFAKSKCLNAIRHLKVKERFKSKTLNEKQRALDLDVLNAINFDNLTLMELEKLITDSIKDLPEKTRIIFLKKRFESKKNKEIADELNITIKTVEAHMTKALKILRVKLSDYLPILLVSIILSNQQ is encoded by the coding sequence ATGAAAGATTATAGTAAAACTGAAATACGGCATTTTAAAAATTTTCAACTTGGTAACGAGAAGGCCTTTGAGTATTTTTTTAATAAATACCATAGTCATATTTTCGGCTTTTGCATCCAATTTATTTACGACAAATCACAATCTTCAAGTATCACACAAGAAGCCTTTTTAAACTTGTGGCTTAATAGAGCAAAGATTGAGAAAGTAAATGGAATAGAATCTTTTTTGTACACCTTCGCTAAATCTAAGTGCCTTAATGCAATTAGACATCTTAAAGTAAAAGAACGTTTTAAAAGCAAAACTTTAAACGAAAAACAGCGTGCATTAGATCTTGATGTTTTAAATGCAATTAATTTTGACAACCTAACCTTAATGGAGTTGGAAAAATTGATTACTGATTCTATTAAAGATTTACCAGAGAAAACAAGAATTATTTTCTTAAAGAAACGATTTGAAAGCAAAAAAAACAAAGAAATTGCGGACGAATTAAATATTACTATAAAAACAGTAGAAGCTCATATGACCAAAGCTTTAAAAATTTTAAGAGTAAAATTATCCGATTATCTTCCAATTTTATTAGTTAGCATCATTCTTTCTAACCAACAATAA
- a CDS encoding enoyl-CoA hydratase/isomerase family protein gives MRFENILVEKKDSLAQITINRPKKLNALNKVTIIELNEAFEELEDDTKIRAIILTGSGEKAFVAGADISEFADFSVDEGTRLSKLGHDTLFDYVENLSTPVIAAVNGFALGGGLELAMSCHFRLASDNAKMGLPEVSLGVIPGYGGTQRLPQLVGKGKAMEMIMTAGMISAEEAKEYGLVNYVTTQEELLPLAEKIASKVIRNSSDAISAAIRAVNAGFEEGINGFNVEIEEFGECFGTEDFTEGTAAFLDKRKPNF, from the coding sequence ATGAGATTCGAGAATATTTTAGTTGAGAAAAAAGATAGTTTAGCTCAAATAACTATCAACAGACCCAAAAAATTAAATGCTCTTAATAAAGTGACTATTATAGAATTAAATGAAGCTTTTGAGGAATTAGAAGATGATACAAAAATTAGAGCGATTATTTTAACAGGTAGTGGAGAAAAAGCTTTTGTTGCAGGGGCAGATATTTCTGAGTTTGCAGATTTTTCTGTAGATGAGGGTACTCGCTTGTCTAAACTAGGGCATGATACTTTATTTGATTATGTAGAAAACTTATCTACTCCTGTAATTGCAGCCGTAAATGGTTTTGCTTTAGGTGGTGGTTTAGAGTTGGCAATGTCTTGCCATTTTAGATTGGCATCAGATAATGCAAAAATGGGCTTACCAGAAGTTTCTTTAGGTGTAATACCTGGTTATGGAGGTACACAACGTTTACCGCAATTAGTAGGTAAAGGGAAGGCAATGGAAATGATTATGACCGCAGGTATGATTTCTGCCGAAGAGGCCAAAGAATATGGTTTGGTAAATTATGTGACTACACAAGAGGAGTTATTACCTTTGGCAGAAAAAATTGCAAGTAAGGTTATAAGAAATTCTTCGGATGCAATTTCTGCCGCAATTAGAGCTGTTAATGCTGGTTTTGAAGAAGGTATTAATGGTTTTAATGTTGAAATAGAAGAGTTTGGAGAGTGTTTTGGTACAGAAGATTTTACAGAAGGTACTGCTGCTTTTTTAGATAAAAGAAAACCTAATTTTTAG
- a CDS encoding SusC/RagA family TonB-linked outer membrane protein: MKHIFTPHIKKLILSLGIILFYQNAFAQTKPISINIKEQPLSTVLKTIEDQTSYRVIYNIAKINVKQKVSLVATDNSLKEILSKLLKETTLTYVIKDKQILLIEKQTKPQKVTRIIKGIVYTAEDNLPLPGASILIKGSRIGAITNMDGQFTYLLKGNDIANIVLEVSYLGMKTKTVVVADQSQFTFYLEESRNALEEVIITSSYGTKKLREEVVGSIETLNSKDIAIEQASESIDKMVDGQIAGVYIENTSGIGGPVSINIRGQGSLTPLNGAIYGTSTQPLIIIDGVIMAEEMAIDNNFFDANGSSSEDLSNPLSQISPENIESFTVLKDAAAVSIYGADAANGVILITTKQGKKGPAKFGFSSQLGVSSAINQIKYLSGSQYNELRNEYLKNTTLSYTPIAYNGVDTDWFNLLNGTGIYNKYNFSVSGASESFSYRTSLSFKKIDEPQKGNTNKQLNANINLGYKHKKFDLNLTLSPSFVSKKAPNIYYSYAFAPNLSPYNEDGSYANVGVTGLGNPLAAIDQNKNIANTYSILGSLQASYHITEDLNISSLFGLSYSDKEQDRYFSGENESGQVNGSFTLNGTSYPIYGRRLINNRHTNKWNWQTRALYNKQIDENNTFDGIFGIELTKENVDFNYASGRGFVNPNIINEVTDALQDDNPSTTENESTGNQTYSSDISNNSKVSLFSQLNYNYKKRYFILANFRRDQSSVFGDDTNVAYTGGAGVSWILSNENFLETNNWIDLLKLKLSYGTTGNSRIGSYRSKGLYTIADNGYNNLDIAYPSAAPNGELSWEKNKKFNAGLNFNFLNTVSLTLEYYYDDIQDLITSRNIPTETGYSSIQINAASMYNKGLELSTNFKWFQKENFKWTTSFNISTLQSKVTELKGLGSKFSTSEIALAQKVGYSTSTIWGIKWAGIDPATGRDLLKKDGEIYDAVTYNSLFTSADWVPIGDYQPDAYGGFNNTFTFNNNISLSIRGSFQIGGDYLAEDELIAKYNITSNRNLSVNAYDYWRTPGDVALNPIVTSNNPTISNYDKYLYDATSLRISNVNLNYSFPKNSLSFLDGLSVYTDVSNVLYWYKEKSLNGRNGISEFRFTYPQARTISIGINAKF; this comes from the coding sequence ATGAAGCATATTTTTACTCCCCATATAAAAAAACTAATTCTCTCCTTAGGAATTATACTATTTTATCAAAATGCCTTTGCGCAAACAAAACCAATTTCTATCAACATAAAAGAACAACCACTAAGTACTGTTCTAAAAACAATCGAAGATCAAACTTCTTATCGAGTTATTTATAATATCGCTAAAATAAACGTAAAACAAAAAGTTAGTTTAGTAGCAACAGACAACAGTTTAAAAGAAATTTTGTCGAAACTATTAAAAGAGACCACACTAACTTATGTAATTAAAGATAAGCAGATTTTACTTATTGAAAAACAAACTAAACCTCAAAAAGTAACAAGAATCATAAAAGGTATTGTGTATACAGCAGAAGACAATTTACCACTTCCAGGAGCTAGCATTTTAATTAAAGGTTCTAGAATTGGAGCAATCACAAATATGGATGGTCAATTTACTTATTTATTAAAGGGAAATGATATTGCCAACATTGTCTTAGAAGTTTCTTACTTAGGTATGAAAACAAAAACCGTAGTGGTAGCAGACCAATCTCAATTTACTTTTTATTTAGAAGAATCTAGAAATGCTTTAGAAGAGGTAATAATTACATCTTCATACGGAACAAAAAAACTACGAGAGGAAGTTGTTGGAAGTATAGAAACCTTAAATTCTAAAGACATTGCCATAGAACAGGCCTCTGAAAGTATTGATAAAATGGTAGACGGACAAATAGCAGGTGTTTATATAGAAAACACATCTGGTATTGGCGGCCCAGTAAGCATTAACATTAGAGGTCAAGGTAGTTTAACTCCTCTAAATGGTGCTATATACGGTACTTCTACACAACCACTTATTATTATTGATGGTGTTATTATGGCCGAAGAAATGGCGATAGACAATAACTTTTTTGACGCTAACGGAAGTTCTTCCGAAGATTTATCGAATCCTTTATCTCAAATTTCTCCAGAAAATATAGAAAGTTTTACCGTCTTAAAAGATGCCGCTGCAGTTAGTATTTATGGAGCGGATGCTGCCAATGGTGTTATTTTAATTACTACCAAGCAAGGAAAAAAAGGACCTGCAAAATTTGGTTTCTCATCACAATTAGGAGTTTCCTCTGCGATTAATCAAATTAAATACTTAAGTGGATCTCAATACAACGAACTGCGAAATGAGTATTTAAAAAATACAACATTAAGCTACACTCCTATAGCTTACAATGGTGTAGATACCGATTGGTTTAATTTACTAAATGGTACAGGAATTTATAATAAATACAATTTTAGCGTTTCTGGAGCTTCAGAATCCTTTTCATACCGCACAAGTTTATCTTTTAAAAAAATAGACGAACCTCAAAAAGGAAACACCAACAAACAACTAAATGCGAATATAAATTTAGGATATAAACATAAGAAATTCGACCTAAATTTAACACTAAGTCCTAGCTTCGTATCTAAAAAAGCGCCAAATATTTATTATAGCTATGCATTTGCGCCAAACCTATCTCCTTATAACGAGGACGGTTCTTATGCCAATGTTGGGGTTACAGGCTTAGGAAATCCATTAGCAGCCATTGACCAAAACAAAAACATTGCAAACACTTATAGTATTTTAGGAAGTCTACAAGCTAGCTATCATATCACAGAAGACTTAAATATTTCCTCTTTATTTGGTCTTTCTTACAGTGATAAAGAACAAGATCGTTATTTCTCGGGAGAAAATGAAAGTGGTCAAGTTAATGGTAGTTTTACACTAAATGGTACGTCGTATCCAATCTACGGCCGTCGTTTAATAAATAATAGGCACACCAATAAGTGGAACTGGCAAACACGCGCACTTTACAATAAACAAATAGACGAAAACAATACTTTCGACGGTATCTTTGGTATTGAACTTACAAAAGAAAATGTAGACTTTAATTATGCTTCCGGACGAGGATTTGTAAACCCAAACATTATAAACGAGGTTACCGATGCCCTTCAGGATGACAACCCATCCACAACCGAGAATGAATCTACAGGAAATCAAACTTACAGCTCAGATATTAGTAACAACTCTAAAGTATCTCTCTTTTCGCAACTTAATTACAATTACAAAAAACGCTATTTTATTCTAGCAAATTTTAGACGTGACCAAAGTTCTGTTTTTGGAGACGACACCAATGTGGCCTACACAGGAGGTGCCGGTGTAAGCTGGATTTTATCTAATGAAAATTTTTTAGAAACTAATAATTGGATCGATTTATTAAAACTAAAACTAAGTTACGGAACTACAGGAAACTCTAGAATAGGTTCTTATCGCTCTAAAGGCTTATATACCATTGCTGATAATGGTTATAATAACTTAGATATTGCTTATCCGTCTGCTGCTCCTAATGGTGAATTGAGTTGGGAAAAGAATAAAAAATTTAATGCGGGTTTAAACTTCAACTTTTTAAACACGGTAAGTTTAACACTTGAATATTATTACGACGATATTCAAGATCTTATTACAAGCAGAAACATCCCTACCGAGACCGGCTATAGTTCCATCCAAATTAACGCTGCGAGCATGTACAACAAAGGGCTAGAACTATCAACAAATTTTAAATGGTTTCAAAAAGAAAATTTTAAATGGACCACCTCGTTTAACATTTCTACATTACAAAGTAAAGTTACAGAACTAAAAGGTTTAGGAAGTAAGTTTTCAACTTCAGAAATTGCATTGGCACAAAAAGTAGGCTACAGTACTTCTACTATTTGGGGTATTAAATGGGCAGGTATCGATCCTGCTACGGGGCGTGACTTACTTAAAAAAGACGGAGAAATATACGATGCCGTAACTTATAATAGTTTGTTTACAAGTGCAGATTGGGTACCTATTGGAGATTATCAACCCGATGCCTACGGTGGTTTCAATAACACCTTCACCTTCAACAATAATATAAGCTTATCCATTCGAGGAAGCTTTCAAATAGGCGGTGATTATTTAGCAGAAGATGAGCTTATTGCTAAATACAACATCACATCAAATAGAAATCTATCTGTAAATGCGTACGATTATTGGAGAACTCCAGGAGATGTTGCTCTTAACCCAATTGTAACCAGCAATAACCCAACCATTTCTAACTATGATAAATACTTGTACGACGCTACGTCTTTAAGAATAAGTAACGTGAATTTAAACTATAGCTTTCCTAAAAATAGTCTAAGTTTTTTAGATGGCTTATCTGTATATACAGATGTTTCTAATGTCCTTTACTGGTACAAAGAAAAAAGTTTAAATGGCAGAAATGGTATTAGTGAATTTAGATTTACCTACCCACAAGCGAGAACAATTTCAATAGGAATAAATGCAAAATTTTAA